Proteins from one Gossypium raimondii isolate GPD5lz chromosome 8, ASM2569854v1, whole genome shotgun sequence genomic window:
- the LOC105791781 gene encoding UDP-glycosyltransferase 73C25, which produces MGSLPDQPHFVLFPFMAQGHLIPMVDIGRLLAQRDVIVTIVTTPHNAGRVQNTIARAIESGLPIRLVQLQFPGKEVGLQDGVENVDMLYSREDFFDFFTAANKMEEAVQQLFEKLTPRPNCIISDICLYYTHKIATKFQVPRISFHGFCCFCLLCLHNIRSSQILETITSDSEYFTVPGLTEKIEFTKAQLPLIRDEPKDTVEPMIEADRASYGVVINTFEELESTYVKEYRKIKKAWCIGPVSLSHKDELDKAERGNKASISEQQCLKWLDSQQPNSVIYACLGSISTVKCPELIELGLGLEASNKPFIWVLRGNDTTSNQVEKWIKEDGFEERIKGRGLVVVGWAPQVLILSHPAIGGFLTHCGWNSTIEGISVGVPLITLPLFADQFSNEKLVVQVLKIGVSLGIGKPTMFGDEKSGFMLKKEDVKNAIAQLMDEGNEGIERRKRAKEFGEKAKKAVEVGGSSYINMTLLVQDIIQQSSKICLD; this is translated from the coding sequence ATGGGTTCCTTACCCGACCAGCCTCACTTTGTGTTGTTCCCTTTCATGGCTCAAGGTCACTTGATCCCCATGGTAGATATTGGGCGACTGTTAGCACAACGTGACGTGATTGTTACTATAGTTACAACACCTCACAACGCAGGCAGAGTCCAGAATACGATTGCCCGTGCCATTGAGTCAGGGCTCCCTATCCGTTTAGTGCAGCTCCAGTTTCCTGGCAAAGAAGTAGGATTGCAAGATGGGGTTGAGAATGTAGACATGCTGTATTCAAGGGAGGACTTTTTCGATTTCTTCACTGCAGCAAACAAGATGGAAGAAGCAGTGCAGCAATTATTTGAGAAGCTAACACCACGCCCTAATTGCATTATTTCTGACATCTGCCTCTATTATACTCACAAAATTGCCACCAAGTTTCAGGTTCCAAGGATATCATTCCATGGATTTTGTTGCTTTTGTCTTCTTTGTTTGCATAATATACGTTCCTCCCAGATACTTGAGACCATAACCTCTGATTCTGAATACTTCACGGTACCTGGCTTGACTGAAAAGATCGAATTTACTAAAGCCCAGTTACCGCTTATCCGTGATGAACCCAAGGACACTGTTGAACCAATGATCGAAGCTGACCGAGCATCATACGGGGTCGTCATAAATACTTTCGAGGAGCTGGAGTCAACTTATGTGAAAGAGTATAGGAAGATAAAGAAAGCTTGGTGCATTGGTCCGGTTTCTCTTAGCCACAAAGATGAGTTAGACAAGGCAGAAAGAGGCAACAAGGCTTCAATCAGTGAGCAGCAGTGTTTGAAGTGGCTTGATTCTCAACAACCCAACTCTGTAATCTATGCTTGCCTTGGGAGCATCAGCACTGTAAAGTGCCCAGAACTGATAGAGTTGGGTTTGGGGTTAGAGGCATCGAACAAACCATTCATTTGGGTGCTAAGAGGAAACGATACAACATCAAACCAAGTGGAGAAGTGGATCAAAGAGGATGGATTTGAGGAAAgaataaaaggaagagggcttgtAGTTGTGGGATGGGCTCCCCAAGTACTCATTTTGTCACACCCAGCTATAGGAGGCTTCTTAACTCATTGCGGATGGAATTCAACAATTGAAGGCATTTCCGTTGGTGTCCCATTAATAACATTACCACTCTTCGCAGACCAGTTTAGTAACGAGAAGCTTGTAGTACAAGTATTGAAAATCGGAGTCAGTCTTGGAATTGGCAAACCGACGATGTTTGGAGATGAGAAATCTGGGTTCATGTTGAagaaagaagatgttaaaaacGCGATAGCCCAATTGATGGATGAAGGAAATGAAGGAATAGAGAGAAGGAAACGTGCCAAAGAGTTTGGAGAGAAGGCAAAAAAAGCTGTTGAAGTGGGGGGCTCTTCTTACATTAATATGACTTTGTTAGTCCAAGATATCATCCAACAATCTTCAAAAATATGTTTGGATTAG
- the LOC105791785 gene encoding putative RING-type E3 ubiquitin transferase C3H69, whose protein sequence is MPKRVLCKFFAHGACLKGEHCEFSHQWKHPPNNICTYYQKGNCFYGSRCRYEHVKASQSDPSASSSSTAPQQSTLSDTMPLAPSKTAFVGSVVSPAASSKVPGCSRACLAPFKQPCDLESGPQDLSDNGESIEPRRTNPVERSICSFAVAGNCPRGEKCPHIHGDLCPTCEKHCLHPFRPEEREEHIKMCKKKKKYLDALKHSQEIECSVCLDRVLSKPTAAERKFGLLSECDHPFCISCIRNWRSSSPSSGMDVNTALRACPICRKLSYFVIPSVIWYWTPEEKQRIVDGYKAKLRTINCKHFNFGNGNCPFGNSCFYKHAYRDGQLEEMALRHLRAEDGRTIITKNIRLSNFLGDYAH, encoded by the exons ATGCCTAAGAG AGTTCTTTGCAAGTTCTTTGCTCATGGAGCGTGCCTAAAAGGGGAGCATTGTGAGTTTTCCCATCAATGGAAGCACCCACCTAACAAT ATTTGCACGTACTACCAGAAAGGAAACTGCTTTTATGGTAGTCGGTGCAGATATGAACATGTTAAGGCTTCTCAATCAGATCCATCTGCTTCGTCTTCATCAACAGCACCTCAACAATCTACGTTATCAGATACTATGCCTTTAGCTCCTTCAAAAACTGCATTTGTTGGGTCGGTTGTATCTCCAGCTGCTTCTAGTAAGGTTCCTGGTTGCAGTAGAGCTTGCCTTGCTCCCTTCAAACAACCATGCGATTTGGAATCTGGGCCTCAAGATCTATCAGATAATGGTGAATCTATAGAGCCTAGGAGAACTAATCCAGTTGAACGTTCTATCTGCTCATTTGCTGTAGCTGGAAATTGTCCCCGTGGAGAAAAATGTCCTCATATTCATGGAGACTTGTGTCCCACCTGTGAGAAACATTGTTTGCATCCTTTTAGACCTGAAGAAAGGGAGGAACATATAAAAATgtgtaagaaaaagaaaaaatacctTGATGCATTGAAGCATAGTCAAGAAATAGAGTGTAGTGTGTGCTTGGATCGGGTTCTCTCGAAGCCCACAGCAGCTGAACGTAAGTTTGGGTTGCTTTCAGAATGTGATCATCCATTTTGCATATCTTGCATTAGAAATTGGCGTAGCAGTTCTCCTTCCTCTGGAATGGATGTCAATACTGCCTTGAGGGCTTGCCCAATCTGCCGCAAGCTATCATACTTTGTCATTCCAAGTGTCATTTGGTATTGGACTCCAGAAGAAAAGCAGCGAATTGTAGATGGCTACAAGGCAAAATTGAG GACAATAAATTGCAAGCACTTCAACTTTGGAAACGGGAACTGTCCTTTTGGGAATAGTTGTTTTTACAAG CATGCATATCGAGATGGTCAATTGGAGGAAATGGCTTTACGCCATCTTAGAGCTGAAGATGGGCGCACTATAATAACTAAGAATATTAG ATTGTCAAACTTTCTTGGTGACTATGCACATTAA
- the LOC105791784 gene encoding serine/threonine protein phosphatase 2A 55 kDa regulatory subunit B beta isoform isoform X1 yields the protein MEKGNRQVVVSALQFACTNDVPTNLATAERLVRAAHAKEQISFLFRNCLRVITFFKHKGRISFGVLSLIMITLPLKEVITSAEFHPTHCDMLAYSSSKGSIRLIDLRRSALCDSHAKLQVFYRFSFFCWIY from the exons atggagaagggaaaCAGGCAAGTAGTTGTTTCAGCATTGCAATTCGCTTGCACCAACGATGTGCCCACCAATCTCGCCACTGCCGAAag GCTGGTTAGGGCTGCTCATGCAAAGGAGCAAATATCATTCTTATTCAG GAACTGTTTGAGGGTTATTACTTTTTTCAAGCACAAAGGGAGGATTTCTTTCGGCGTGCTAAGCCTTATAATGATCACCCTACCTTTAAAAG AGGTTATAACATCAGCAGAGTTTCACCCTACCCACTGTGATATGCTAGCATATAGTAGTTCAAAGGGCTCAATTCGCCTCATTGATTTGCGGCGATCAGCTTTGTGTGATTCTCATGCCAAATTGCAAGTGTTTTACCGTTTTAGTTTCTTTTGTTGGATTTACTGA